A genome region from Streptomyces sp. NBC_01296 includes the following:
- a CDS encoding serine/threonine-protein kinase, with protein MGTVWRASDELLGRPVAVKELHVDGGADARAALREARTVAQVRHAHVVVVHDVVEHDGRPHIVMELVEGGSLADRLGTEGPLTPAETARTGLALLGALTAAHARGVLHRDVKPANVLMEAGTGRVVLTDFGIARLAGSTTISETGAFVGSPEYTSPERMQGAVAGPESDLWSLGVLLCAALTGESPFHRDSLGGVLHAVVYDEIRPPAQAGPLVPVIRGLLERLPERRMGAAEAERLLSAYVSTGKVPVVADRVPPPSPVTAPPAGTVSGAGAAVGYSPTEHVPQPSAPARRARPALRAGLIAALFAVAVAGAVAVTSQLGDRQADGARETAPTATASGWSRASADAKPAQTLSPAPAPARTAPPSVPGPAKPAPAGYRSVSDPAGFGLAVPDGFQRSTDDERVFYMSPDGALRIGIKVKPAVSDGPVAVMRLSHASGPATNPGYRDGTVVPTTHNGLPAALWEFTWNGFTAAEGARHTFDVCWDENGRMYDVWVSAPVGRLAEARSHFDAALDSFVPGGSAAANG; from the coding sequence ATGGGGACCGTCTGGCGGGCCTCCGACGAGCTCCTCGGGCGGCCCGTCGCCGTCAAGGAGCTCCATGTCGACGGGGGTGCGGACGCCAGGGCCGCCCTGCGGGAGGCTCGGACCGTCGCCCAGGTCAGGCATGCGCACGTCGTCGTCGTGCACGACGTCGTGGAGCACGACGGGCGCCCCCACATCGTCATGGAACTCGTCGAGGGCGGCTCGCTGGCCGACCGGCTCGGCACCGAGGGGCCGCTCACCCCCGCCGAGACCGCGCGGACCGGGCTGGCCCTGCTCGGCGCCCTGACCGCGGCGCACGCGCGCGGGGTGCTCCACCGGGACGTCAAGCCGGCCAACGTCCTCATGGAGGCCGGGACGGGGCGGGTGGTGCTCACCGACTTCGGCATCGCGCGGCTCGCCGGGTCCACCACCATCAGCGAGACCGGCGCATTCGTCGGCTCGCCCGAGTACACCTCGCCCGAGCGCATGCAGGGAGCCGTCGCGGGACCCGAATCCGACCTGTGGTCGCTCGGCGTCCTGCTGTGTGCGGCGCTGACCGGCGAGTCGCCCTTCCACCGCGATTCGCTCGGCGGGGTCCTGCATGCCGTCGTGTACGACGAGATCCGGCCGCCGGCGCAGGCGGGGCCGCTGGTTCCGGTCATCCGCGGACTGCTGGAGCGCCTCCCGGAGCGGCGGATGGGGGCGGCGGAGGCCGAGCGGCTGCTGTCGGCCTATGTGAGCACCGGCAAGGTCCCCGTCGTCGCCGACCGGGTACCGCCGCCGAGTCCGGTGACCGCGCCTCCGGCCGGGACCGTATCCGGGGCGGGCGCCGCGGTCGGCTACTCGCCGACCGAGCACGTCCCACAGCCGTCCGCCCCGGCCCGGCGGGCCCGGCCCGCTCTGCGGGCGGGGCTGATCGCCGCCCTGTTCGCCGTCGCGGTCGCCGGCGCCGTGGCCGTCACCTCACAGCTCGGCGACCGGCAGGCGGACGGCGCACGGGAGACGGCGCCCACCGCCACCGCCTCCGGATGGAGCCGGGCCTCCGCCGACGCCAAGCCCGCACAGACCCTCTCTCCGGCGCCGGCCCCCGCCCGTACCGCGCCCCCGTCGGTGCCCGGGCCCGCCAAGCCCGCGCCCGCCGGGTACCGGTCCGTGTCCGACCCGGCGGGCTTCGGCCTCGCCGTACCCGACGGCTTCCAGCGCTCCACCGACGACGAGCGGGTGTTCTACATGTCGCCGGACGGGGCCCTGCGGATCGGCATCAAGGTGAAGCCGGCGGTGTCCGACGGGCCGGTCGCCGTCATGCGGCTCTCGCACGCCAGCGGCCCGGCCACCAACCCCGGCTACCGCGACGGCACGGTCGTCCCGACCACGCACAACGGACTGCCCGCCGCCCTCTGGGAGTTCACCTGGAACGGCTTCACCGCCGCCGAAGGCGCCCGGCACACCTTCGACGTCTGCTGGGACGAGAACGGGCGCATGTACGACGTGTGGGTGTCCGCGCCCGTCGGCCGGCTCGCGGAGGCGCGGAGCCACTTCGACGCGGCGCTGGACTCCTTCGTTCCGGGCGGGTCGGCCGCCGCGAACGGCTGA
- a CDS encoding AMP-dependent synthetase/ligase, whose amino-acid sequence MREITVPPVVLAAPVGGLADVVFRHAQEDPGRVVLGRKTDGIWRDVTSGELATEVLALAKGLLAQGVRFGERVAVMSRTRYEWTLFDFALWAIGAQPVPVYPTSSVEQVHWILQDSDCTACVVEDEDQAMTVGSVIERLPHLRRLWQLDTGAVEALVADGRGVADDLVHRHRAAVTPDAVATVIYTSGTTGRPKGCVLTHGNFMYEADTMVARWESVFQAGPGEQPSTLLFLPLAHVFGRMVEVAAVRARVKLGHQPVLAAAELLPDLAAFRPTFVLGVPYVFEKVFAAARRKAEAEGRTGPFDRAVEAAVRYAEAREQKAFGIGPGPSATLRMEHQLFEKLVYGKVREAMGGRVRHAMSGGSAMSRRLGLFFDGAGITVFEGYGLTESCAAATANPPGATKYGTVGRPIPGSTVHIADDGEVWLHGGHIFSGYLNDPRATEEVLRGGWLATGDLGRLDEDGYLTITGRKKEILVTSNGKSVSPTALEERVRSHPLVAQCVLVGNDRPYVAALLTLDMEGIAHWLSMRGRPQMPASQLVHDPDLTAEVRRAVVAANTLVSQAEAIRTFRVLAEQFTEEQGLLTPSLKLKRRAIEKAYATEVAALYQP is encoded by the coding sequence ATGCGCGAGATCACCGTCCCACCAGTCGTTTTGGCAGCGCCCGTCGGCGGGCTCGCCGACGTCGTGTTCCGGCATGCCCAGGAGGATCCCGGCCGGGTGGTGCTCGGGCGCAAGACCGACGGGATCTGGCGGGACGTGACGTCCGGGGAGCTCGCCACCGAGGTGCTCGCGCTGGCGAAGGGGCTGCTGGCCCAGGGGGTCCGGTTCGGGGAGCGGGTCGCCGTCATGTCCCGGACCCGGTACGAGTGGACCCTGTTCGACTTCGCCCTGTGGGCGATCGGCGCCCAGCCCGTCCCCGTCTACCCGACCTCGTCCGTCGAGCAGGTGCACTGGATCCTGCAGGACTCCGACTGCACCGCCTGCGTCGTCGAGGACGAGGACCAGGCCATGACCGTCGGGTCCGTCATCGAGCGGCTCCCGCACCTGCGGCGGCTGTGGCAGCTCGACACCGGGGCCGTCGAGGCGCTCGTCGCGGACGGCCGCGGGGTCGCCGACGACCTGGTGCACCGGCACCGCGCCGCGGTCACGCCCGACGCCGTCGCCACCGTGATCTACACCTCGGGGACCACCGGGCGCCCCAAGGGCTGCGTGCTCACCCACGGCAATTTCATGTACGAGGCCGACACGATGGTGGCCCGCTGGGAGTCGGTCTTCCAGGCCGGGCCCGGGGAGCAGCCCTCCACGCTGCTGTTCCTGCCGCTCGCCCACGTCTTCGGGCGGATGGTGGAGGTGGCGGCCGTCCGGGCGCGGGTGAAGCTCGGGCACCAGCCGGTGCTGGCGGCCGCCGAATTGCTGCCGGACCTCGCCGCGTTCCGGCCGACGTTCGTGCTGGGCGTCCCGTACGTCTTCGAGAAGGTCTTCGCGGCGGCCCGCCGCAAGGCGGAGGCGGAGGGGCGTACGGGCCCCTTCGACCGGGCGGTCGAGGCGGCCGTACGGTACGCGGAGGCGCGCGAGCAGAAGGCGTTCGGCATCGGGCCTGGCCCCTCGGCCACGCTGCGCATGGAGCACCAGCTCTTCGAGAAGCTGGTGTACGGGAAGGTCCGCGAGGCGATGGGCGGCCGGGTGCGGCACGCGATGTCGGGCGGGTCGGCGATGTCGCGCCGCCTCGGGCTGTTCTTCGACGGGGCCGGGATCACGGTGTTCGAGGGCTACGGTCTGACCGAGTCCTGCGCGGCGGCCACCGCGAATCCGCCGGGCGCGACGAAGTACGGCACGGTGGGCCGGCCGATCCCGGGCAGTACGGTGCACATCGCCGACGACGGGGAGGTCTGGCTGCACGGCGGCCACATCTTCAGCGGGTACCTCAACGACCCCCGCGCCACGGAGGAGGTGCTGCGCGGCGGCTGGCTGGCGACGGGCGATCTGGGCCGGCTGGACGAGGACGGGTACCTCACCATCACCGGGCGCAAGAAGGAGATCCTGGTGACCTCCAACGGCAAGAGCGTCTCGCCGACCGCCCTCGAGGAGCGGGTGCGTTCCCATCCGCTGGTCGCGCAGTGCGTGCTGGTGGGCAACGACCGGCCGTACGTGGCCGCGCTGCTCACGCTGGACATGGAGGGGATAGCGCACTGGCTGTCGATGCGCGGGCGCCCGCAGATGCCCGCCTCGCAGCTGGTCCACGACCCGGATCTGACGGCGGAGGTCCGGCGGGCGGTGGTGGCCGCGAACACGCTGGTCTCGCAGGCCGAGGCGATCCGCACCTTCCGGGTGCTGGCGGAGCAGTTCACGGAGGAGCAGGGTCTGCTGACGCCCTCGTTGAAGCTGAAGCGGCGGGCGATCGAGAAGGCGTACGCGACGGAGGTGGCGGCCCTCTACCAGCCCTGA
- a CDS encoding ABC transporter substrate-binding protein has protein sequence MLRPIRTLAAAAAALALVSACNSASDSSSPGKSEAGSAANFRGVTDRSIKVGGIVSMTSASGYSKKDTDLGAKARYMRANAEGGINGRTIEYLGAEDDGQDPAKNMAAARKLVQQDKVFAISPMSSVTFSGADFLEQEKVPTFGWGTLPAFCGPKYLYGFNGCLVPSPGGTLNQTWPEGIAQILGGAKGKSVAVIANDSDAGKFGIRTFQQGFASAGFDVAYAKASVPATAVPSDWSAYVKELLESNDGKAPDAVVSVMQTPNNIGLFTALKRSGYKGLLSDPTDYDPGLLAKDATKQALDGVHVLLQFEPFESTSPAMARFKADVKAASGGQEVPLSMHMLTGYMSADLFVSIAQKAGKDLTVAHFQNAAQSFSDTGTLVGDRAEPKGQKDSFGCGALVQLKNGAYEVSVPFKCHPPIPFK, from the coding sequence ATGTTGCGACCGATCCGCACCCTGGCCGCCGCGGCGGCGGCGCTCGCGCTCGTCTCCGCCTGCAACTCCGCCTCCGACAGCAGCTCCCCCGGCAAGTCCGAGGCCGGCTCCGCCGCCAACTTCCGCGGGGTGACCGACCGGTCGATCAAGGTCGGCGGCATCGTCTCCATGACCAGCGCCAGCGGCTACAGCAAGAAGGACACCGACCTCGGGGCCAAGGCGCGGTACATGAGGGCCAATGCCGAGGGCGGGATCAACGGGCGCACGATCGAGTACCTGGGCGCGGAGGACGACGGCCAGGACCCCGCCAAGAACATGGCCGCCGCCCGCAAGCTCGTCCAGCAGGACAAGGTCTTCGCGATCTCCCCGATGAGCTCGGTCACCTTCTCCGGTGCCGACTTCCTGGAGCAGGAGAAGGTCCCCACCTTCGGCTGGGGCACCCTGCCCGCCTTCTGCGGGCCCAAGTACCTCTACGGGTTCAACGGCTGCCTGGTCCCCTCCCCCGGCGGCACCCTGAACCAGACCTGGCCCGAGGGCATCGCCCAGATCCTCGGCGGGGCCAAGGGCAAGTCGGTCGCGGTCATCGCCAACGACAGCGACGCCGGAAAGTTCGGCATCCGCACCTTCCAGCAGGGCTTCGCGAGCGCCGGGTTCGACGTCGCCTACGCCAAGGCCTCCGTCCCCGCGACGGCGGTGCCGAGCGACTGGTCGGCGTACGTGAAGGAGCTCCTGGAGAGCAACGACGGCAAGGCGCCCGACGCCGTCGTCTCGGTCATGCAGACCCCGAACAACATCGGCCTGTTCACGGCGCTCAAGCGCAGCGGGTACAAGGGGCTGCTCTCCGACCCGACCGACTACGACCCCGGCCTGCTCGCCAAGGACGCCACGAAGCAGGCCCTCGACGGGGTGCACGTCCTGCTCCAGTTCGAGCCCTTCGAGTCGACCAGCCCGGCCATGGCCCGGTTCAAGGCGGACGTCAAGGCCGCCTCCGGTGGCCAGGAAGTGCCCCTGAGCATGCACATGTTGACCGGGTACATGTCGGCGGACCTGTTCGTGTCCATCGCGCAGAAGGCGGGCAAGGACCTCACCGTCGCGCACTTCCAGAACGCCGCCCAGAGCTTCTCCGACACCGGCACCCTCGTCGGCGACCGGGCCGAGCCCAAGGGGCAGAAGGACAGCTTCGGCTGCGGTGCACTGGTCCAGCTGAAGAACGGGGCGTACGAGGTCTCCGTACCGTTCAAATGCCACCCGCCGATCCCCTTCAAGTAG
- a CDS encoding ABC transporter permease subunit — protein MGDLLVFVLSGLVSGALYALLATGLVLSYSASGLFNFAHGATAYLCALTFYEVHSGLGWPAVWAALLVVCVLAPGLGWGLDRLMFRRLARVGETAQIVATIGLLVALPAAGLWAVELLGDAGAPVKPAENQFGLPGVGPSPARSWQLTEGVGIDSDQLITWVVTAVVAVALWVLLRHTRLGLQLRAAVDNRSLTELRGISADRLSSVAWMIASALAGLAGVLATPLLGLSAHDFTLFLFVSATAAVLGRFASVPLAFAGGLGLGVLQNLVAGYASFAEGITGFRTAVPFLILFGGLLVLTRRARTAGTAAVDAAPVDHLAGASWGRRWGMWAALAGALCVAFYTVTTPFWSGLLAQGLALGLVFMSFTVVTGLGAMVSLAQGTFVTGAALVAGLLMSRGWPFVAALAVGTCVAAVLGALVALPALRLGGRTLALATLALAFLADQVLFQLRWLRNGDSGWSVPRPVFGPVDLGDDRALGVALVVVVAVCAAGLSALRNSPSGRAMLAVRSAPAAAMASGVSVLRTKLLLFTLSAGLAGFGGVLVASYNTRITATDFTAMTGLVWLAVVVAAGVRRPQYAVVAGVVFAVAPRLLSDYLTESAHLPVILFGLAGLALANDPDGYCAAIPVRRARRAAGAGTGATAGAHAGQADSASPAFEARVRAEPGKRRKGGVGESPAGHDPAGPALELRGVTAGYDGGLVLHGVDLAVRKGEILAVLGPNGAGKSTACRVAAGLVDAVGGSVRVHGRDVTRERAVRRARSGVLLAPEGRGIFPALTIEENLALYLREADARTAVYDRFPRLGERRGVPAGALSGGEQQMLALAPLLQRPPEVLIADEPSLGLAPRVVEEVYALLAELRDAGTALLLVEEKAAGILGVADTVAYLSRGRVSWCGPRAEVEADRLTAAYLGMVR, from the coding sequence ATGGGAGATCTGCTCGTCTTCGTCCTGAGCGGTCTGGTCTCCGGCGCCCTGTACGCACTGCTCGCCACCGGGCTGGTGCTGTCGTACTCGGCGTCCGGGCTGTTCAACTTCGCGCACGGGGCCACCGCCTACCTGTGCGCGCTGACCTTCTACGAGGTGCACTCCGGGCTGGGGTGGCCGGCCGTCTGGGCCGCCCTGCTGGTGGTGTGCGTACTGGCCCCCGGGCTCGGGTGGGGGCTGGACCGGCTGATGTTCCGGCGGCTGGCGCGGGTCGGCGAGACCGCGCAGATCGTGGCCACGATCGGGCTGCTGGTGGCGCTGCCCGCGGCCGGGCTGTGGGCCGTCGAGCTGCTGGGGGATGCGGGTGCGCCCGTGAAACCCGCGGAGAACCAGTTCGGGCTGCCGGGGGTGGGGCCGAGCCCGGCGAGGTCCTGGCAGCTCACGGAGGGCGTCGGCATCGACTCCGACCAGCTGATCACCTGGGTGGTGACCGCGGTCGTGGCGGTGGCCCTGTGGGTGCTGCTGCGGCATACGCGGCTGGGGCTGCAGCTGCGGGCGGCCGTCGACAACCGCTCCCTGACCGAGCTGCGCGGGATCAGCGCCGACCGGCTGTCGTCGGTGGCCTGGATGATCGCGTCCGCGCTGGCAGGTCTGGCGGGGGTGCTGGCGACGCCGCTGCTGGGGCTGTCGGCGCACGACTTCACCCTGTTCCTGTTCGTTTCGGCGACGGCGGCGGTGCTCGGCCGGTTCGCTTCCGTACCGCTCGCGTTCGCGGGCGGGCTGGGGCTGGGGGTGCTGCAGAACCTGGTGGCCGGGTACGCGTCGTTCGCCGAGGGGATCACCGGGTTCCGGACGGCGGTGCCGTTCCTGATCCTGTTCGGCGGGCTGCTCGTACTGACCCGGCGGGCCCGGACGGCGGGAACCGCGGCGGTGGACGCGGCGCCCGTGGACCATCTGGCGGGGGCCTCGTGGGGGCGGCGGTGGGGGATGTGGGCGGCGCTCGCCGGGGCGCTGTGCGTGGCCTTCTACACCGTGACCACGCCGTTCTGGAGCGGGCTGCTCGCGCAGGGGCTGGCCCTCGGGCTGGTGTTCATGTCCTTCACCGTGGTGACCGGGCTCGGGGCGATGGTGTCGCTGGCCCAGGGCACGTTCGTGACGGGGGCCGCGCTGGTGGCGGGGCTGCTGATGAGCCGGGGCTGGCCGTTCGTGGCGGCGCTGGCGGTGGGGACGTGCGTGGCGGCTGTGCTCGGGGCGCTGGTCGCGCTGCCGGCGCTGCGACTGGGCGGACGGACGCTGGCGCTGGCGACGCTGGCGCTGGCGTTCCTCGCGGACCAGGTGCTGTTCCAGCTGCGGTGGCTGCGCAACGGGGACTCGGGGTGGTCGGTGCCGCGGCCCGTGTTCGGGCCGGTGGACCTGGGGGACGACCGGGCGCTGGGGGTGGCGCTGGTGGTGGTCGTCGCGGTGTGCGCGGCGGGGCTGAGCGCGCTGCGGAACTCGCCGTCGGGGCGGGCGATGCTGGCCGTACGGTCGGCGCCGGCGGCGGCGATGGCCTCGGGGGTGTCCGTACTGCGCACGAAGCTGCTGCTGTTCACGCTGTCGGCGGGGCTGGCCGGGTTCGGGGGCGTGCTGGTGGCGTCGTACAACACCCGGATCACGGCGACGGACTTCACGGCGATGACGGGGCTGGTGTGGCTGGCGGTGGTGGTGGCCGCGGGGGTCCGGCGGCCGCAGTACGCGGTGGTGGCGGGGGTGGTCTTCGCCGTGGCCCCGCGGCTGCTGTCCGACTACCTGACGGAGTCCGCCCACCTGCCGGTGATCCTGTTCGGGCTGGCGGGGTTGGCCCTGGCCAACGATCCGGACGGGTACTGCGCCGCGATCCCGGTGCGGCGGGCCCGGCGGGCGGCCGGAGCCGGGACGGGCGCCACGGCCGGGGCTCACGCCGGGCAGGCTGATTCAGCCTCGCCGGCGTTTGAGGCGCGGGTACGGGCCGAGCCAGGGAAACGGCGAAAGGGCGGGGTGGGGGAAAGCCCCGCAGGGCACGACCCCGCAGGGCCGGCCCTGGAGCTGCGCGGTGTCACCGCCGGCTACGACGGCGGTCTCGTGCTGCACGGGGTCGATCTCGCCGTCCGGAAGGGGGAGATCCTCGCCGTGCTCGGGCCGAACGGGGCCGGGAAGAGCACCGCCTGCCGGGTCGCCGCCGGGCTGGTCGATGCCGTGGGCGGGAGTGTCCGCGTACACGGGCGGGACGTGACCCGCGAGCGGGCCGTACGGCGTGCCCGGAGCGGGGTGCTGCTCGCCCCCGAAGGGCGGGGCATCTTCCCGGCGCTGACCATCGAGGAGAACCTCGCCCTGTACCTGCGCGAGGCGGACGCGCGGACCGCCGTCTACGACCGGTTCCCCCGGCTCGGGGAGCGGCGGGGGGTCCCCGCCGGGGCGCTGTCCGGCGGGGAGCAGCAGATGCTGGCCCTCGCTCCGCTGCTGCAGCGCCCGCCGGAGGTGCTGATCGCCGACGAGCCCTCGCTGGGGCTCGCTCCCCGCGTCGTGGAGGAGGTGTACGCGCTGCTCGCCGAGTTGCGGGACGCCGGCACCGCGCTGCTGCTGGTCGAGGAGAAGGCCGCCGGGATCCTCGGTGTCGCCGACACCGTCGCGTACCTCTCCCGGGGCCGGGTCTCCTGGTGCGGTCCGCGCGCCGAGGTGGAGGCCGACCGGCTCACCGCGGCCTATCTGGGGATGGTGCGATGA
- a CDS encoding ABC transporter ATP-binding protein, whose amino-acid sequence MTMPYVLEGAGISVRFGGVKALTGVDLGVRAGEVCGLIGPNGAGKTTLFDVLSGIRRPDRGRMLLDGADITRRSPVWRARHGMRRTFQRQQLFGQLSVADNVLVAQEWRGGGGGIAADLLGSPARRRRERERREQGERVLASCGIGALGAAYAGGLPVGQARMVELARAVADPPRVLLLDEPASGLSAPEREQLAAVVRRLAEEEGCAVLLVEHDVAFVTDLCTRVVVLDLGTVLAEGAPAEIRGDPLVREAYLGTS is encoded by the coding sequence ATGACGATGCCCTACGTGCTCGAGGGCGCCGGGATCAGCGTCCGGTTCGGCGGGGTGAAGGCGCTCACCGGGGTGGACCTCGGGGTCCGCGCCGGCGAGGTGTGCGGGCTGATCGGGCCGAACGGGGCCGGGAAGACCACGCTGTTCGACGTACTGTCCGGGATCCGGCGGCCCGACCGGGGACGGATGCTGCTCGACGGGGCGGACATCACCCGGCGCTCCCCGGTCTGGCGGGCCCGGCACGGGATGCGCCGGACCTTTCAGCGGCAGCAGCTGTTCGGGCAGCTCAGCGTGGCCGACAACGTACTGGTCGCGCAGGAGTGGCGCGGGGGCGGGGGCGGGATCGCCGCCGACCTCCTCGGCTCCCCGGCCCGGCGCCGCCGGGAGCGGGAGCGGCGGGAGCAGGGCGAGCGGGTGCTCGCCTCCTGCGGGATCGGCGCGCTGGGGGCGGCGTACGCGGGCGGGCTGCCGGTCGGTCAGGCCCGGATGGTCGAGCTGGCCCGCGCGGTGGCCGATCCGCCGCGGGTGCTGCTGCTGGACGAGCCCGCGTCCGGGCTGTCGGCGCCCGAGCGCGAGCAGCTCGCGGCGGTCGTGCGGCGACTGGCCGAGGAGGAGGGCTGTGCGGTGCTGCTGGTGGAGCACGACGTGGCCTTCGTGACGGACCTGTGCACCCGGGTGGTCGTCCTGGACCTCGGCACGGTCCTCGCCGAGGGCGCCCCCGCCGAGATCCGCGGCGATCCGCTCGTCCGGGAGGCCTATCTGGGTACGTCCTGA
- a CDS encoding aldo/keto reductase, whose translation MNQVPSIKLNNGTLMPQLGFGVWQVPDAEAERVVGAALQAGYRSIDTAAVYGNEQGTGRGLAGAGVPREELFVTTKLWNGPSRTWDRDAVLRAFDDSLAKLGLDHIDLYLIHWPRPMREGFVAIWKAFEEIAASGRARAVGVSNFRPADLERLGAESSLVPAVNQIELHPLFPQADLRALHRRLGVATEAWSPLGQGKELLTLPAVAEVAARHGRSAAQVVLRWHLQLGNIVIPKSVTPERIRENLDLFGFELDAADLAALDALGTGPAARRIGPDPAVFDY comes from the coding sequence GTGAACCAGGTCCCCAGCATCAAGCTCAACAACGGCACGCTCATGCCCCAGCTCGGCTTCGGCGTCTGGCAGGTCCCGGACGCCGAGGCCGAGCGGGTGGTGGGGGCGGCGCTGCAGGCGGGCTACCGCAGCATCGACACGGCGGCCGTCTACGGCAACGAGCAGGGCACCGGCCGGGGACTGGCCGGTGCCGGGGTGCCGCGCGAGGAGCTGTTCGTCACCACCAAGCTGTGGAACGGGCCGTCACGGACGTGGGACCGGGACGCGGTGCTGCGCGCGTTCGACGACTCCCTGGCCAAGCTGGGCCTCGACCACATCGACCTGTACCTGATCCACTGGCCGCGCCCGATGCGCGAAGGCTTCGTCGCCATCTGGAAGGCCTTCGAGGAGATCGCGGCGAGCGGGCGCGCCCGCGCCGTCGGCGTGTCGAACTTCCGCCCGGCGGACCTGGAGCGGCTCGGCGCCGAGAGCTCCCTGGTCCCGGCCGTCAACCAGATCGAGCTGCACCCGCTGTTCCCGCAGGCCGACCTGCGCGCCCTGCACCGCCGGCTCGGCGTCGCGACCGAGGCCTGGTCCCCGCTCGGCCAGGGCAAGGAGCTGCTGACGCTCCCGGCCGTCGCCGAGGTCGCCGCCAGGCACGGGCGCTCGGCCGCCCAGGTGGTGCTGCGCTGGCACCTGCAGCTCGGGAACATCGTGATCCCGAAGTCCGTGACCCCGGAGCGGATCCGGGAGAACCTGGACCTCTTCGGCTTCGAGCTGGACGCCGCCGACCTCGCCGCGCTGGACGCGCTGGGTACGGGTCCCGCGGCCCGGCGGATCGGGCCGGACCCGGCCGTCTTCGACTACTGA
- a CDS encoding RICIN domain-containing protein — MSVPDGVYLVRNAASGLLLQLEGGTRVRVGPEDPAGPPAARQWRISPVHSGGGIVHVVSVHNDKRLDVANASTESGTRVQVWRPNAFGAQEWIVEEHLDDPGVVSLIACISGLPLEGDEEGRARQSEDTDAPSQWWRLEPVLPGAGRGQPETTTS, encoded by the coding sequence GTGAGCGTCCCCGACGGGGTGTACCTGGTGCGCAACGCGGCCAGTGGGCTGCTGCTCCAGCTGGAGGGCGGCACGCGGGTGCGGGTGGGGCCCGAGGATCCGGCAGGGCCCCCGGCCGCCCGGCAGTGGCGGATCTCGCCGGTGCACAGCGGCGGCGGGATCGTCCACGTCGTCAGCGTGCACAACGACAAGCGGCTCGATGTCGCGAACGCGTCGACGGAGAGCGGCACCCGGGTCCAGGTGTGGCGGCCGAACGCGTTCGGCGCGCAGGAGTGGATCGTCGAGGAGCACCTCGACGATCCCGGTGTGGTGTCCCTGATCGCCTGCATCAGCGGGCTGCCGCTGGAGGGGGACGAGGAGGGCCGGGCCCGCCAGTCCGAGGACACCGATGCGCCGTCGCAGTGGTGGCGCCTGGAGCCGGTCCTGCCCGGTGCGGGCCGGGGTCAGCCGGAGACGACCACCTCGTAG
- a CDS encoding antibiotic biosynthesis monooxygenase family protein, whose translation MSDDATYWSSASWQVTEGKADEFIARWTDFLNWTNETTDGVLSGRLVRDAGDPHHFLSFGSWRDADAVDAWRADPQFAVHFGACRAVCEDVRAASYEVVVSG comes from the coding sequence ATGTCCGACGACGCCACGTACTGGAGTTCGGCCAGCTGGCAGGTCACGGAAGGCAAGGCCGACGAGTTCATCGCGCGCTGGACGGACTTCCTGAACTGGACGAACGAGACCACGGACGGCGTCCTTTCCGGCCGGCTGGTGCGGGACGCGGGGGACCCCCACCACTTCCTCTCCTTCGGGTCCTGGCGCGATGCCGACGCCGTCGACGCCTGGCGGGCCGATCCGCAGTTCGCGGTGCACTTCGGCGCCTGCCGCGCCGTGTGCGAAGACGTCCGCGCGGCGAGCTACGAGGTGGTCGTCTCCGGCTGA
- a CDS encoding class I SAM-dependent methyltransferase: protein MLDYDTEAGAYDATRGGVPRAEAAAAAVLGLLPAGAATLLDLGCGTGIVTARLSRPGLRVLGADASYGMAAMAAGRGVPVVLASGARLPVPSGSLDAVSAVWLLHLLREPGAAPAVVAEAGRVLRPGGVFVTTVDKDAAHDVGSDIDELLAPHLTPTPADSAEAVTAYAAGAGLRPHGEARFTGHGQGRTPRGAAAALLAGQYASRVSPRGTTPRELADRLELLPGQDTPRAEPTYRLRSFVRS from the coding sequence CTGCTCGACTACGACACCGAAGCCGGGGCCTACGACGCCACCCGCGGCGGCGTCCCGCGCGCCGAGGCCGCCGCCGCGGCGGTCCTCGGCCTGCTCCCGGCCGGCGCGGCCACCCTCCTCGACCTCGGCTGCGGCACCGGCATCGTCACCGCCCGGCTGTCCCGGCCCGGGTTGCGGGTCCTGGGCGCCGACGCCTCGTACGGGATGGCCGCGATGGCGGCGGGCCGCGGGGTCCCGGTGGTGCTCGCCTCCGGGGCACGGCTGCCGGTGCCCTCCGGGTCGCTGGACGCCGTGAGCGCGGTGTGGCTGCTGCACCTGCTGCGGGAGCCGGGCGCGGCGCCGGCCGTGGTCGCCGAGGCGGGGCGGGTGCTGCGGCCCGGCGGGGTGTTCGTCACCACCGTGGACAAGGACGCCGCACACGACGTCGGCAGCGACATCGACGAACTCCTCGCGCCACACCTGACCCCCACCCCGGCGGATTCCGCCGAGGCCGTGACGGCGTACGCGGCCGGCGCGGGCCTGCGGCCGCACGGCGAGGCCCGGTTCACGGGCCACGGCCAGGGCCGCACCCCGCGCGGGGCCGCCGCCGCACTGCTGGCCGGGCAGTACGCCTCCCGCGTCAGCCCCCGCGGGACCACCCCGCGCGAGCTCGCGGACCGGCTGGAACTCCTGCCCGGACAGGACACCCCGCGCGCGGAGCCGACGTACCGGCTGCGGAGCTTCGTACGGAGCTGA